From Rhodopseudomonas palustris, a single genomic window includes:
- a CDS encoding NUDIX hydrolase: MSHAHDAATRALIAARCADFPRHDHGLTPAGLKRAAVAIALVAADDGSAAFLLTRRSPRLRSHAYQWALPGGRCDAGETAPETALRELHEELGLALRAGDVLGILDDYPTRSGYLVTPVVAWAAAAGPLAPNPDEVASVHHVGLGEIAPPDAFDFTSIPESDRRVVRFRYDGDFIHAPTAALIYQFREVLAGRVTRVAELEQPVFAWK, translated from the coding sequence ATGAGCCACGCGCACGACGCCGCCACCCGAGCCCTGATCGCCGCGCGCTGCGCGGATTTTCCGCGTCACGATCACGGGCTGACGCCGGCCGGATTGAAGCGCGCCGCGGTTGCGATCGCGCTGGTGGCGGCGGACGACGGCAGCGCGGCGTTCCTGCTGACACGGCGCTCGCCGCGGCTGCGCTCGCACGCGTATCAATGGGCGCTGCCCGGCGGCCGCTGCGATGCCGGCGAGACCGCGCCCGAAACCGCGCTGCGGGAATTGCACGAGGAGCTCGGCCTCGCGCTGCGCGCCGGCGACGTGCTCGGCATCCTCGACGACTATCCGACCCGTTCCGGCTATCTGGTGACGCCGGTGGTGGCGTGGGCCGCCGCTGCGGGACCGCTTGCGCCGAACCCCGACGAGGTTGCCTCGGTGCATCACGTCGGCCTCGGCGAGATCGCGCCGCCGGATGCGTTCGACTTTACTTCGATCCCGGAGAGCGACCGCCGCGTGGTCCGGTTCCGTTACGACGGCGACTTCATCCACGCCCCGACCGCGGCGCTGATCTATCAGTTCCGCGAAGTGCTGGCCGGCCGCGTCACCCGCGTCGCCGAGCTGGAGCAGCCGGTGTTCGCCTGGAAGTAG
- a CDS encoding PaaI family thioesterase: MTETTTARSMKADGWSVIHDDGFIDLVGPLWHRCVDGTHEYAIATAAKHRNKRGLVQGGLMMTLADRTSGIAARDQSGAPHLATVQMDTHFVDAAEIGDLLISRPRVVRSTRSLIFTSTEISVDRRCIILAHGVFKIVRPR, translated from the coding sequence ATGACCGAGACCACCACCGCCCGCAGCATGAAGGCCGATGGCTGGAGCGTGATCCACGACGACGGCTTCATCGATCTGGTCGGGCCGCTGTGGCACCGCTGCGTCGACGGCACCCACGAATACGCGATCGCGACCGCGGCCAAGCACCGCAACAAGCGCGGCCTGGTGCAGGGCGGGCTGATGATGACGCTGGCGGACCGCACCTCGGGCATCGCGGCGCGCGATCAGTCCGGCGCGCCGCATCTCGCCACGGTGCAGATGGACACGCATTTCGTCGATGCCGCCGAGATCGGCGACCTGCTGATCTCGCGGCCGCGGGTGGTGCGATCGACGCGCAGCCTGATCTTCACCTCGACCGAAATCAGCGTCGACCGCCGCTGCATCATCCTCGCCCACGGCGTGTTCAA